Sequence from the uncultured Draconibacterium sp. genome:
AACCGGGCAACCGTTTTGGGAATATAGGATTTGTTATTCAGCGTTATGCAAAAGCGCAGGGATATAGTGTTGTATATGAGTTTTGCGGACATGGTGTTGGGGTTGATTTTCATGAAGAACCACAGGTCGATCATGCCTCACGAAGAAACACAGGACCGGAAATGAAACCCGGAATGATTTTTACCATTGAGCCGATGATTAACCAGGGAAAACCAAAAGCGGTAATTGATAAAAATGATGGCTGGACCGCCCGTACGATAGATAGCAAACTGTCGGCACAGTTTGAACATACTATTTTGGTAACTCCAACCGGTTGTGAAGTACTTACAGATATTCACGGCGATTATCCAATAACCTAGATCACTCCTTTAAAGACTTTGTCATTTCGACGAAGAATGAGGAGAAATCTGTAGCTGTAAAGCTCTGATTAAACAGGTTTTTAAATGCGTTCGAAATGACAGAAAAGAAGCAATAAAAAACCGCCGCTCTAATTAAAGAGCAGCGGTTTTTTTATTAAAATGAGTTATTCGTAATTAGATGTTCCATGTTTTTGCGTCTGTCATCCATGCTTCCAGTTCCATAGCTCCTTCTGTTTCTTCCTCAACGTCTACTGTTAGAACTCCGAAGTAGTCGGTATTTTGCATCCAGTCTTCCAATTCCAATGCTGCTTCGGTTTCTACTTTGAAGTAGCTTGCCATTCCATCAAAGTAACTTTCGTTCATCATCCAGCTTTCCACTTCAAGTGCGTTTTCTGCTTCTGTTGCTACTTCTACTGTTGTAAAGAAATTGTTTTCGGCAAGCATCCAGTTTTCTACATCCAATGCTTCTTCTGCTTCAACTGCTGCATACTTGGCATAGGCACTCATATCTGTTGTTGATGAAGCATCTGCTGATGCTGAGCTAGCTTCAGTGTTATCTGTCATTGCCATGGCTATTTGGCTGAAGCTGTTGTTTTCCATTACGGTTCTCCAAAAATCCTGTGCATTTACTGTAATGCTGATCAAAACCAAACTAATAATAACCGCCAGTGATTTTGTGATTGCTTTCTGAACATTGTTTGTTGTTTTCATGACTTTGCCTCCTGCTTTTGTTTTTGTTTTCTTGTTTTGTTGCTTCGACTTTTTTGTTTCTTGTTTTCTCGTTCTGTTTTCTTGTTTTCGATATTAAGACGACCAAAAATTTAATTCGTTACAAAAATTTAGAACTTTTTTTAAAAATGTACTAGTTTAAAACCTGAACTTTGTATTGCAAATATAAGTACAAAAAATGGTACTATGCAAAACAAAGTAGTATATTTTTTTGAAAATATTTTATCGAAAGTTAGTAAGAGACAGAAAGTCAAGTAGTTGAGCTTGTTTGTATTTTATGGAAAAATCGAATAAAAAGTTAGATAATACGAATGAAAAAGAATGTTTGTTTGAGGGGATACTTTCATTTCTTTGGAAAAAATTTTTTCATCGATTAACTTTTTTCACGGCAACATCGAAAACTTGTATCTTTGTCAACATAAAAAATGATTGTTTATGTCGTTAGTAATTGAAGAAAAAGATCTGGAAAAATTTATAATGGTAGGCGACCGTGTTTTGGTTAAACCAAAAAATCCGTCGGGAAAAACCAAGTCGGGCTTGTATTTGCCGCCATCGGTTCAGGAGAACGAAAAAGTGCAAAGCGGGTATATCGTAAAAGTTGGGCCGGGTTACCCTATTCCGGCAGTGAGCGAAGAAGACGAAGCGTGGAAAGATAAAAAGGAAGAAGTGAAATATGTGCCGTTACAAACGCACATTGGCGACCTGGCTGTCTATTTAAATAAAAGCGGGCACGAAATTGAATTTAATAACGAGAAGTACATTATTCTGCCGCATTCGGCAATTTTGATGATCATCAGGGATGAGAATTTATTTGACTAGATAATATAGAAATATGTGCTGAGCCGTTTCAGGATTTTCCGGAACGGCTTTTTTATTTCAAAACTTCCAGCGTTTTTTTGTAGCCCAGGTCGAATAACTCATCGGCGTGTTTTCGCTGAAACACATCGTATTCGTCAATTCCTTTGGGTTCAATATAAACGTCTACCTGCTTTTTTATTTCTTCCAGTTTTTGATTCACGCTCATATAAACCGTTCGTGTGGCAATTTGTATGAGGTTTTTCATTTTGGCTTTCGGGTTGATGGGGCTGATGTTTGACGCAATTATACGTTGGCAATCTTTTCGGATTGGTGCAACGGGGATGTTATCCATTAAACCACCATCAACATATAAATACCGGCCCAGCTCAACCGGTGCAAAAATAACCGGAATAGATGCCGAGGCCAGCACCGTGTCGCCAAGGCTTCCTGTGTTGCGGTATTCAACAGTTCCCTTGTTCAGGTTCGACACACAAACATAAAACGGTATTTTAAGGTCTTCGATATTTTCAATAGCTATTTCTTTTTCCAGAATTTCCTTTACACCATCGAGCTTGAGTAAACCATCAACCGGAAAGTGAATTTTGGTGTATTGAAAAAACCATCCGCGTTTAAAATTATCGCGTACCTCTTCGGGCGATTTTCCGGCGGCAATAAAAGCTCCAACAATGGCACCGGCACTAACCCCCGAA
This genomic interval carries:
- a CDS encoding co-chaperone GroES family protein, which codes for MSLVIEEKDLEKFIMVGDRVLVKPKNPSGKTKSGLYLPPSVQENEKVQSGYIVKVGPGYPIPAVSEEDEAWKDKKEEVKYVPLQTHIGDLAVYLNKSGHEIEFNNEKYIILPHSAILMIIRDENLFD
- a CDS encoding patatin-like phospholipase family protein, encoding MTKKYENGLVLSGGGTRGFAHLGVIAALDKLGIQPDVISGVSAGAIVGAFIAAGKSPEEVRDNFKRGWFFQYTKIHFPVDGLLKLDGVKEILEKEIAIENIEDLKIPFYVCVSNLNKGTVEYRNTGSLGDTVLASASIPVIFAPVELGRYLYVDGGLMDNIPVAPIRKDCQRIIASNISPINPKAKMKNLIQIATRTVYMSVNQKLEEIKKQVDVYIEPKGIDEYDVFQRKHADELFDLGYKKTLEVLK